The Campylobacter concisus DNA window ATGGCTCAAGTAGCTTATCACAACGCTCTTTTAAAACGCCAAATTTAACTTTTATACCAGCGCTTTTAAGCAAATTACCACCACCGCTTGCGATTTTATTTTCATCGTAGCTGCCAATTATGACCTCACTAAAGCCAAGCTCTTTTAGCAAATTTGCGCAAGGTGGCGTTTTACCATGATGCGAGCAAGGCTCAAGTGTGACGTAAGCTTTTGCATTTTTTAGTAAATTTGAGTGGTTTTTTAGTATAAATTCATAGGTAAATTTTGGCTCTAAAAGGCCAAATTCGCCCTCTTTGATATTAGAGCCAAATTTAGCATTATATGCTTTTATAAAATCATCTTTAAATTTTTCACTTTTTTTGCAAAGTGCAAAGAGTATCGCCGTTAGCTCAGCGTGCAAATATCCAGCCTTTTCATGAGCCTTGCAAGATAAAATTTTGCCATTTTCATCAAGGATAAGGCATCCAACGGCTGGATTTGGATAGGTTAATATTTGAAATTTCCAAGCCTCGCTTAAAGCAAGATCCATGTAAAATTCGTCGTTCATCTTAGCAGACTATATTTATTTTCCTATATCTTTTATCTCATCAACAAGAGTTTTTGAGATCAAGTCGATATCGGTCGGCTCATCCTCTGCGTCCCACCTAAAAGCAGCAATCTCTGCCAAAACAGAGATCTCTTTAAAATAGCTATATTTCGTTGTAGAAACTGGTATAGCGTAAGAGACCAAAAGCCTATCAGTGTTATCATAAATTTTCACGCTATAGCGAAAGTGTGGCTTGTTTAACGCCTTGCCACCCCAGTTAAACCATCTTTCATAATCCATTTGTATTTTTATCTTGAAGCTATTTTCGTCCCCTAAAATACCCTGCTCTTTTAGATGTTTGTTTATAAATTCCACAAACTCATCACGAAGCTCGCTTTCATTTTTATAGTTAGTGTTGTGCTCGTATCTAGTTGGTTGACTCGTCAATGTTAGGTTAAAATCACTAACAATATATTTAGCCACGCCTTTTTGTATCGGCGTTGGCTCAACATTATATTTATATCTTCCCCCACATCCAACGAAGAAAACACTTAAAACTATTAAAAAGAGTATTTTTACAAATTTCATATTTCTCCAAATTTACGATAAGCCGTCGATCTTGCCCTCTGCGTCTATCCTCATATTGACCGCAGCTGGCACTTTTGGAAGTCCTGGCATTAACATGATCTTACCGCAGACTGCAACGATAAAGCCAGCTCCCGTTCTA harbors:
- the ribD gene encoding bifunctional diaminohydroxyphosphoribosylaminopyrimidine deaminase/5-amino-6-(5-phosphoribosylamino)uracil reductase RibD, yielding MNDEFYMDLALSEAWKFQILTYPNPAVGCLILDENGKILSCKAHEKAGYLHAELTAILFALCKKSEKFKDDFIKAYNAKFGSNIKEGEFGLLEPKFTYEFILKNHSNLLKNAKAYVTLEPCSHHGKTPPCANLLKELGFSEVIIGSYDENKIASGGGNLLKSAGIKVKFGVLKERCDKLLEPFLAYQNGGFSFLKIAISKNGVASGGIITNELSRTHVHKLRSVIDTLVIGGNTVRVDRPKLDSRLVSGGKNPDVIIYSRSDKFDKTIPLFSVPGRKVSIQKELSLKGLSMFEGAGEFLKLAKDGKLANVKWLLIYQSSNFKNGKNLSLNLNLKPLFSRNFGDDSYTWYEILD